The genomic window GGGCTGATGCTTGTTACTGGGAAGATCTCTTCCTCAATGTCATGCTTCCTAGACCTTGCAGCCAAATTTATGTCATTTTCCAAGCCGACTTTATTCATCTGTTGAAGCTCTCCAGTATCTCTATCTGAGGACAAAACCCCTTCTGTACTGACACTGAAATACACTGTAGAACTATCAGGTGCTTCAGCTCTTCTTGTGCGCATCCCCAAACCATCTGCCGTATCAAATCTTCCTTCAGTGAAGACCGGTGTTTCTTCATTCGTCAGTTCACCTGCCGTATCAACTTCACCTTGGCTTATCAACAAGTCCGCAGGCTGTGACGGAACATCAGCTGGTTTATTTTGTGAATTACATTCCTCTCCCACTGCCGGCAGTGTGCTGGACTTTAAATCCTCATGTTTACCACTTGCAAGGCTGACATAATTAGACGTTTCACAAAGGTCCTTCAAGTCATCCATAACCCTTAGCTCCTTTACCAGGCAATTTTCTGTCACCAAATCAAGGTTAGGCATCATGTGGCATTTTTGTGTGGAAGACAGATGGTTTCCCATTAACCCATGCTCAACACTGCTATGCTTGCATTCCAACCACCCAGAAGGAAAAATGCCTCCAATGCCGCCATCTCCAAAGGCTGAATTTATCTTGGATACATCTCCAGTTTTCAAAGCCAGTTTTAACAGCAGCCAGTGGTGATGGCTCCTGTAGGTATCTATCAGAGTTATATGGGCCTCAGGGTCTGTATCGGATACTGCCACATTAGCTCCATTTATTCTTGAACACACTGCATCTGATGCTTTCATGAGTCTGCTTTGGTTGACAGACTGGCAAGCAGGTCCCCGGCTGGCCTCCTCCTGGGGAACATGTCTACGTGATTTCTTCTGCAGCTATGAGAGATTTCTGTGGATTTAGGGTGCAGCAGGCTGTAATAAATTATCAGGGCTACACAGCCTGCAAGAAAAACAACAATGTCATGTTTCTCCATTCCTCCCacaatacaaacatttttaagaaCTGTTCTGTCTGGAGCAATTATTTTGGAGGTTTGCAGaagaggtggttttttttttttttgggtttgttttttttaaaggttcctgtaaaatttcatttttagaaaTAATTAACTAAAATGCTGTCAGAATCTGCATATTCTCAAACAGGAGCAGAAAACAGATGCAAATGGTAGTAATCCAAACACAAATTTGCTTTTTCACTGCCAATACTTGGTCTCTCCTGATGTCAGAAATGGAGTCAGTGTTAATGCTACAATTCCAGTGACAGCAACTGTATCTCAGGTACAAAGGCAGTGTGTAAAACTGATTGACATATTAATTTTTATCAACTACCAAAATATTCAATGACACGTGCTTTGTGGTTACAAATACAGTATAATCTTGTACAAAGGAAAGATTGTGTTAAACTAAAATACCTGAAGGCAGGCTGGCCTTGTGCCTCAGGCAATAGCACTGTAGTGAGGGATATCCTGATTTGAATCCCTTGTCCACTGGGGCAGGTTTTGGGTGAGTGCACCATGGAGGTGGTTTACTCAATGTCCATAGAGTGAAATTGGTTGGTTGCCACTAGTGTAGCGGCCCCTTTCAGCTAACAAACAGTAAAAGGGGTAGACCTGGAAGGAGGTGGGCCCTCCAGCTAGCAAGGCTCAAATGAATTGCCCTGGCATGACATCTGGGGAAAAGGGAatgacacagagagagaaaagggggaaaaaaagataacTCCCACTACCCCCCCTCCAGCTGACCCCCCCCATTCCAAAAGAGAGTAGCCTCTTCTGGGGTGGAAGAATCAGTAGACTCTATGAATGTCCATTAATATACTGCTACATTAGGCCATCTAATGTAGGTAGCCTAGACTCTTCTTGTACCATTTGGTCTTATGCTTAGATAGCAAGGATGTGAGGGATGAGTCTCACCAATAATGAATCCAGACATGTAGACAACATTCATCCACACGTTACTCCACGGCGTCCTCTGCTGAAAGTCTGCGGCCAACAGCAGAAGGATAGTGTTTTCTATCAGCATCACCTGCGAGGCAAAAGGAAAAAGCTCGCAATAAACACCACTGTAATGCAGCTGACGCTAAATCGCATTATAACCTACACTCAGTTTAAAGGTTTTTGCATTAAGGTTATTGGCCTGCACTAAAAATATACAGAACCCTAACAACTGGAAGCCCCGGAGAAAACGCGCAGTCTCACTGAATGTAAGACACAAATTAATATGCTATAATTGTAATCACTGTTTTCAAAGGGGATCCTTTTCAAACTGCCCACCATTGATGCAAAGTCTGTGCGTACTTCTTAATCCACAATACAccggttttcaaagggaaaatattcaTACACTTTCCCAGTGAAAATTGCTGCGGATACTGCTGACACCTGCTTTTTTGTGCAGGGGAAGTTTTGCTGGAAAATTACACAAATAGATTTGAAAACACAATccaaagggtgaattttcaaaatgttacgagCATATAAAATTAGCACATATGTACATGAGTAACCTCTACTCGTGTATTCCATaatttataaaagttgaaaaatgCGCACATATTTACATTTTCACGAGCacaattacatgtgtaaaaaaggggtgctCCAGGGCAGGACCAACACTTATGCATGTTAAGTtgatattttaaaagatgtgcgtaCATTTGCCAACTTGCATATTTTGACACCTGTTAATTGTTTGgcataatgttgagattacttacctgaaaatctcgttttccttagtgtagacagatggactcagaacaagtgggtatagtgtgctcgtgctagcagttggagacggatctgacgtcagcacgggtacatatacccccacaggaagtgaggcaattcagtaatcttccttgcaaaagctgttatggatatatgtgtactgacgatcaatgaaatagtgaaacaggattcccctgaccgattgataggagctggagaccgccagcattcccaaccggaaggcatcgacacctgcaaaggggacgctcttatgtaagaaaatggcatggcttaccttgaatcggtgaaacccatgtatactggcagccgggcgggatgctgagtccatctgtctacactaaggaaaacgagattatcaggtaagtaatctcaacatttcctagtgtgtagccagatggactcagaacaagtgggatgtacaaaagctttactcccggactgggtgggaggctgcctgaggaccgcgtaggactgcccttgcaaatgctgtgtcctccctggcctgaatgtccagacggtagaacctggagaaggtatggagggaggaccatgtcaccgcttcatatatttctgcaggcgacagcatcctagactctgcccaagatgctgcttgggctctggtagaatgagccttgacttgcagaggtggtgacttcccggcctctacgtaggccgctctgataacttctttgatccagcgggcgatggtgggccatgaagccgcttctccttgtttcttcccgctgtgaaggacgaacagatggtccgtctttcgtactgcttctgtcatttccaggtatctgggcagtaatctgccgatgtcgagatggcgtaacaaacgcccttcttctgatttcttcaaacccaccgtggttggcaaggatatggtctggttgaggtgaaattgtgagactaccttaggcaagaaggatggaaccgtgcgaagatggatagcctctggagtgattctaagaaagggatcacggcaggacagcgcttgtagttccgaaatgcggcgtgctgaacatacagccagtaAGActgtagaaagtagaaagtagtattggaaaacacgctcagcgagcgtgcaggctctccaaactgctttggagacggaaattactgaattgcctcacttcctgtgggggtatatgtacccgtgctgatgtcagatctgtctccaactgctagcacgagcacactatacccacttgttctgagtccatctggctacacgctaggaaagtgatATTAAATGGATTTATTGGGTAATACTGACCGAGTTGGAGGACTTGGTGAACTGGGGGATGCTGAAGAGCGAGGAaagtctcgatgacctggagggCTGAgtgaactgatggactaatttGATAAAACTGGCTGATTTTatttatgtgcatgttttaaaactggTCACCTTACACAAGCAAGTCCAACTTTACTTTCtcatataaaatatacacatgtagcTTTAAAATAGGTAAGGAAAAATAtgtacattcaatgcattgatatccATAGTTTCAATCCattgcatgtatatgtgcacaagCCTACatactgtatgtgtgtatgatgcagggagagagatatgcatattttatatacgTCGGTTACAAATACTTGCATGGATCTGCTTGCAGccatatgcatgtgtatatgccTCCATGCGGATTTGTTTGAAAGTCAACCtctatgcatgtactttttctcCGGAAACACCTCCTCTCAATGCAGCTACACCGAGTGTTGTGGATGTGTTGTGGAAGCTTTTAGTCTCATTGAGGGACAGTGATTTTCAGGAAGCCAATTAACctgtgtaaatcactttgaaaattgtattcAAGGGGGGTAATATTCAGCCATTGACCAGCtggtaaagttagctgggtaaacttattcggctaacttcggcaggatattcagcaacacagGTAACACCACCGAGTACAgcatcttaaaattagccagataagcttttctggctaactttttaAAACTACTCTACAACACAACCAGGCTCCTATgctatctggctaaactttagcccCCAAGTATACTGTAGACCACATGCAGGAGGTTCAACATGGGCAGACATGAGAACAAAATGTGCCAAAGGTGTAACAAGGAAAAGGATCCTTGATTCACAAGATGCTCTGCCACTTTTATCACTTTTCTACGTGTTTGTCTTCTGTTTGTTTCTAGAAATATTCAGGAATACACATTGAAAAATCAGAATTATGTATATCCCCTGAGGGATGTGAAAATTATGCCTTTTCCAATGAGATTTACTTTTCAAACTTAATAAAATACTAGCTAAAATTTGTAGATGCAGTCCTCATCCTAGGAAAAGTTAGTTATTCTCCCAAAAATGGAAATCAGAGGACATTCCACCAgaacaaaaaaaaggaggaaaagaaaagatataattaaatGGGGAAAAGCATATTACCACAAAAACATTGCAAGgaggtattttaaaaaaatatggtaCTCCAGCTATGGCGTACTTTCAATGGGAGTTTAGAGGAAAGGGGGATTCAAGACTGCCCTGGCAGGAGTTTCCCTGTCATGTGAGTTAGgagtgtaattttcaaacaggccacaAAGGCTAAAGTCTGAGGGTAGAATTTACCAGCTGACTTTAGCCagaatttcaaagtggatttaagtGCACGTCTTGTACTGCagttccctctgctgctgatgcctgtctgcaagtttcattaaacttggacAGAAACTCCAGTGTTAAATTCCAAAACAGGATTCACTGCTTCCCCTATTAAACTTTAGTGAAAACAAGTGAAATGAAATAATTGATTGGACTTAAAATATGGCGACTGAACCAAAAtatttttccatgcacatccccTATCTGCAAGTATCGCTCATTTCAGCAATAATGCCACAGGAGGAATGCTGCCTGTTACTGGTCAGTAGTTCTGGTCCAGGATTTGGTTTTCGGCTTCGCGGGCCATCAGAGGCCACGTGCTACAAAGTTAGTGCTCACCTTGCCTAAGAAGTGGGAGGAAAGTCATGAAACTGAACTCGCAGCAAAGTCTTTCAGCCAATATTATCATGCCTCTGTATACAGCTCTGGTGCAACCATACCTGAAGTACCGCATACAGTTCTCACTGACTCATCTGTAGAAAAGGATGTGGCGGAGCTcaagaagttacagagaagggaaaccagaATGGTGGGAGGATTGGGGCATCTttcatatgaagaaaggctaaacaaaaaaaaagggaagactgaggtggggggaggggggacatgatagagaacTACGAGACcatgaatggaaaataaaaagccACAAGCAAGCAGTTATTTACACTGTCCAAAAATACTAGGGCCAGGAGGCATTCAAtcaaactatatgctagcagttTTAACATAAGAAAGTATCTATTTAGTCAGCGGCTAGTTAAACTGTGGAATCTGATGTCACCAAATGTAGTCAAAGCAAGCAACATAGCAGGGTTCAAGAGGGGTCAGGATGCACCCCTGAACAGTGGCGTATTAAGGGGGGGGGTGCAGTCTGCCCCGGGTGCCAGCCAGGAAGTCTGTggccacgagcggagcccatcccgctcatgatggaagaagagggaggcctctGGGCCATGCGAGGTGGAAGCAAGGCAGGTGTGTAAGCTACGGGTCTGGAACTGGCAACTGCACAGCCTTTACTTCTTCCCACCCgcgtggcctggaagaggaagtggtgggtcggCACCGGCGGGAAAACGGAAAGGTCATGGAGTCGCGGCCTGAAGCAGAAGGAAGATCAGTGAGTGTCCCGGGTCGCACAAAGAGGCAGCGTTAGCGTTTGCATGTGGCGCAGCAACAACGCTGTCCCTCCTAGCCACTGcaagtgcaggaagcagagctgcaCCAGCCCCCACgcggcctcaagaaaaatgaagagacccTGTCTGTcgtgggggctgaaggaggaagttGTTGCTGTATTTCTGATGGGGAgcggggtaggaagtgagagagagggtgcttATGTCTCTGTGTAAGTTGGAGGGGTGGGGTGCATGTttatgtgtgaaagagggagcctgtatgaaggtgaACCGGAGATCACTGGGGGGGTGGAGAAGTGACTGTCattaatttctggactcaaagccagggcaacaagaacacttcaactcagcaagaggtttaaaatttagtttattttggctttgtaaagaagagtcaaagacaagtgttcctgggagatgctttatgccctctatctgtaataactagcatctcaatgaatatatgacatgccctgacttatataatcaaaatacagcactaccgaagtttccagaatcatGTAACTGCCCACAACCTCAGAGATGGAGAAGTGAATTGGAAGGAGAAGGGGATGGAGAAGTGAATTGGGGCAGGGGGTGCCAAAGAaagtatccaccccaggtgccaaatactttaggtatgccactgccCCTGAAAACAAGGGTATAAACGTATACTAGATACTAAGTGGAGGCCAAGTGGCTTCATATTTTATAGATCTACAGGGagcacttagatgaactctgATTTTCATCTAGTGACTCTGGGGCCGTtgacagagataggatgctgggctggagATGGAGCATTATTCTGGCCCATCTTGGCCATTCTTATGATCAAAACAACTGAGCAGCACTATAACTCGCTCTGGTAGGTGTTGTCCTCTAATCTTCCCAGTGGCAGAAGGACACTGTCTATGGCTGCCTCATGTAGTGAGGAGAAAGTAGACTGTGGAC from Rhinatrema bivittatum chromosome 3, aRhiBiv1.1, whole genome shotgun sequence includes these protein-coding regions:
- the XKR5 gene encoding LOW QUALITY PROTEIN: XK-related protein 5 (The sequence of the model RefSeq protein was modified relative to this genomic sequence to represent the inferred CDS: substituted 1 base at 1 genomic stop codon), which gives rise to MVLRLLEALLQALPHLLLQTYIYLAVEQTDAFPAVSAGLSLLSLSWALVSYSRFMCLMKPGHLHMPAAALLCQLLWRMGMLGTRVMALMVFARAYRFWVFAAGGAHWLVMSFWLVAQQTDIITRSSHWKLFNIAIGAVYVFCYINFKDSPSRYRTTIFYTVMLIENTILLLLAADFQQRTPWSNVWMNVVYMSGFIIGCVALIIYYSLLHPKSTEISHSCRRNHVDMFPRRRPAGDLLASLSTKADSXKHQMQLSDTDPEAHITLIDTYRSHHHWLLLKLALKTGDVSKINSAFGDGGIGGIFPSGWLECKHSSVEHGLMGNHLSSTQKCHMMPNLDLVTENCLVKELRVMDDLKDLCETSNYVSLASGKHEDLKSSTLPAVGEECNSQNKPADVPSQPADLLISQGEVDTAGELTNEETPVFTEGRFDTADGLGMRTRRAEAPDSSTVYFSVSTEGVLSSDRDTGELQQMNKVGLENDINLAARSRKHDIEEEIFPVTSISPILNVGLNSNFRRSTALDLASQHDESTLSTHFLNLLEKEDILGVPCKNFRTTGISAAMTVRPGVEEEPCFTSTPKPEPIGQELALRKSNARKKLSQLTERNRKE